In Candidatus Bathyarchaeia archaeon, the genomic window TTAACTGAGCGTTACTACGAACTGGAGCGACGCATAGACGAGGAGGAGAGAGCTGTCGTAGGGGCGCCTCAGCCGGGGAGGTCATACCTAGACCTGAAGGTTAAGATAGGAAAGCGAATACTGGCCAGCTGCCACCTCTGCGAGCGGAGGGATAGGGTTAATAGGCTGAGGGGTGAGGTGGGTTTCTGTCGATGTGGTAGCGGCATAGAGGTTTCCAGTTTCTTCGAGCATATGGGTGAGGAAGCTGAACTCGTCCCCTCTGGCACCATTTTCACCTGCGGATGTACAATGAGATGCATCCACTGCCAGAACTGGACTATCTCTCAGCACTATGAGGCTGGGGAGATCTACTCTCCTGAAAAGCTGGCTTGGGTTATTGAAAGGCTTAAAGCCCGCGGTTGCCGGAACGCAAACCTTGTAGGGGGAGATCCTACGCCGTGGCTGAAGCACTGGCTGGAAACGTTCACACACGTGAAAGTTAACATTCCAGTTGTCTGGAATAGCAACTCCTACTACAGTGAGGAAGCTGCGCAACTTTTAGCAGGATTCGCAGACATATACCTGCTAGACTTCAAGTATGGTAATAATGAGTGTGCGATTAGAATATCCAGCGCCCCCCGTTACGTGGAGGTCTGCCAACGGAATCATCTATACGCCAAGCGCTACGGCGAACTAATCATTAGAATACTCCTACTCCCTGGGCATATTGAATGTTGCGCCAAACCCATTTTGGATTGGATTGCTGAAAACCTAAACCCCGAGACTCGAATTAACATCATGGATCAGTACCGCCCAGAATGGAGGGCATTCGAAGCCTCTGAGCTACGTCGGCGAGTAACCGCCAAAGAGTATCAGACTGTAATACACTATGCTAGGGATCTGGGTTTAACGAACCTAGCGTAAGTGCAAAAATCGGGTGTGAAAGCGAATGAGTATTAAAGATATGTTTGAAGGCAACGAGTTGTTTGCGAGTAAGGTGGACGGAACATGAGTTGCCTCTTCTAGGGAGAAGAGCGGTCAAGTTTATCATGCGTCTGCGATTTAGGTAAAAAATTTTAAGCAACAGACCAATTATTGGAGTTAAAGGGTTAAGTTTTATGCGTAGACGCTGGACTGCTACGTTCATTTACCTCCTAGTCTTACATGTTGTCATGGTCGGTCTTCATTTTTATGGCACAGAGAGTGTCGCTCAGACTGGTGATCAAGCCACGCGTGAAGTTGAAATAAGTAGCGTCGCGTTTCTAGGTCGATTGGAGAATCCGCCTAGGGAACTCTACCGTATAACGTTGGGGGCGGAGAATCCCTCCTTCTGCACCGTAGAGCTATCCCTTACCGACATGCAGATATGGTGTGACGAATTCTATTTGGGGCCTATTGACGATCAAGAGAAAGTTCTCTACCCTGGAGAGCGCATCCAGTTTGAGGGAGATTTCACTCTCTCAGGGGACGCACTGTCGAAACTTAGATCAAGGGGTGAGGTCACATTACAGGTAAAAGGGGTCGCCTTAGCCTCGACGACGTTCCTGTGGGTGGAAGGAAGAAACGGTCGAGACTTAGATGAGAGTGTGAAGATAAATCTTAGCTGAATTCAATTCGCTAACACCTTCGTATGAGGGTCCTCGGCGAAATGTAGCATTAACCTATCGTCTCTGACAGTTTTATTTTTAATATGCACATGTTTTCGATATATTTGCCGCCCTTTGTCGGGTAATAGATAGAGCTTTAGGTTTGTGTGGCTCAATAGAATCTATGTGAAGTTGATTTTGGGGGGTTGAGATGCCTATCCTACCCATAGATACGGGGCGTTACGGGACGCCTGAGATGCTAAGGATCTTCGAAGAGGAGAATCGCCTCCAGAGGATGCTCGACGTGGAGGCCGCCCTCGCCTGGGCTCAAGCTGAAGTGGGGCTAATCCCCCAAGCCGACGCAGAGGTGATCATGGGGAAGGCTTCCGTTAAATATGTCAAACCCAGCAGAGTGAAGGAGATCGAGGGAATAATTCAACATGATGTTATGGCTGTGGTCAGAGCTTTGGCTGAGGCAAGCGGCAAGAGTGGGGGTTACGTCCACCTAGGAGCCACTAGTAATGACGTTAACGATACTGCTACAGCGCTCCAGTTCAAGGAGGCACTTACACTTATCCAAGATAAGCTCATCAGACTTGAAGGTGTATTATTGGAGGCTTCTAGGAAATATGCCAAGACCATCATGGTGGGGCGAACTCACGGTCAACATGCACTGCCGATAACTCTCGGCTTGAAGTTTGCAGTCTGGATGATGGAAGTCTCCCGCCACTTGGAGAGGCTGATGGAGTGTAGGAGAAGGGTTTTAGTTGGAAAAATGACAGGCGCCGTAGGGACTCAGGCAGGAATGGGCGCTAGGGGGGTTGAGATACAGCATCTGGTCATGGAGCGGCTGGGTCTAAAACCCGTGGAGGTCTCAACGCAAATAATCCAACGAGACCGTTACGGGGAGCTGATCTGTCTATTTGCCCTCATAGCGTCCACGCTAGAGAAATTCGCTACCGAGATTAGAGAACTTCAGAGACCTGAGATTGGAGAACTCCAGGAAGCCTTCGATGTCGAGTCACAGGTGGGGAGTTCCACGATGCCCCATAAAGTCAACCCAATCTTCTCTGAGCGAGTGTGTGGCTTAGCCAAGACAGTGCGGGGCTTAGTAATTCCTGCACTAGAGAACATTCCAACCTGGCATGAGAGAGACTTAACCCAGTCCTCATCCGAACGGATCATCATACCCACCGCCTTCATACTCCTAGACTACATGCTGGCATTAATGGTGCGGATACTCTCAACTCTCAGAGTTAATGAAGAGAGGATGCGGCAG contains:
- the purB gene encoding adenylosuccinate lyase, which translates into the protein MPILPIDTGRYGTPEMLRIFEEENRLQRMLDVEAALAWAQAEVGLIPQADAEVIMGKASVKYVKPSRVKEIEGIIQHDVMAVVRALAEASGKSGGYVHLGATSNDVNDTATALQFKEALTLIQDKLIRLEGVLLEASRKYAKTIMVGRTHGQHALPITLGLKFAVWMMEVSRHLERLMECRRRVLVGKMTGAVGTQAGMGARGVEIQHLVMERLGLKPVEVSTQIIQRDRYGELICLFALIASTLEKFATEIRELQRPEIGELQEAFDVESQVGSSTMPHKVNPIFSERVCGLAKTVRGLVIPALENIPTWHERDLTQSSSERIIIPTAFILLDYMLALMVRILSTLRVNEERMRQNMELTQGRFMSEALMLALTRKGMDRQEAHELVRKLAMNSLVENKSFKEVLVKDPNVRRYMREEEVEDALNPENYLGTTLEQIERAVKTAESQMTRLSSSMP
- a CDS encoding radical SAM protein, whose product is MAWEVFRPDALTILKDERCKRSLSRYFGILQGKRLSKFLIAKSLAAEFSGEESIEDLWELHHKLTERYYELERRIDEEERAVVGAPQPGRSYLDLKVKIGKRILASCHLCERRDRVNRLRGEVGFCRCGSGIEVSSFFEHMGEEAELVPSGTIFTCGCTMRCIHCQNWTISQHYEAGEIYSPEKLAWVIERLKARGCRNANLVGGDPTPWLKHWLETFTHVKVNIPVVWNSNSYYSEEAAQLLAGFADIYLLDFKYGNNECAIRISSAPRYVEVCQRNHLYAKRYGELIIRILLLPGHIECCAKPILDWIAENLNPETRINIMDQYRPEWRAFEASELRRRVTAKEYQTVIHYARDLGLTNLA